GAAAAATCAAAATTTAATATGACGGAGGCTAGGTTCTTTGAGCGACTTGAAGATTGTCTCCGACGAATAACCACTAACAGTCTGAGGAGAATACAATTAAAGTAAAGTTTTTTTGGAAGACCAGCATATTACTGAGCATTATAGGCTCAATATTACTAACGCTAATATTAAATCTTATTTTTTAATAACAACAAAGGAATCATTAACCTAGCTCGCCCCAAGGAACTCATGCATATAAAATCGATTCTATATGCTTGCAGAAAAGAGGCGCCTAGTGCCCTTTTTTTACTGTTTTTCCTTAGGTCGGGTTTGAGGGGCGGTACCGCCAGAATGTCTCTCGGCTGACCCTACAAGTTTTTCTAAAATTGTGCTTACTTGGCTTTCCGCTTCTTTCGCCTGCTTTTCGAGCTGTTTACTGGCCGTGATATCTTCTATAGCCAGCAAGATAACCTTTTGTCTATTATCCTGACGCATTATCTCTCTAGCATTAAGCAGCATTACCTTTTCGCCAATATGTTCGAAATTATGAGTTACCTCATAGTCATCGACTGCCGAATTTTTAGGAATAATTTTTTCAAGCAGTATCTTAAGCTTATCGATATTCCATTGGCCATTTCCTATGTCGTACAGGCGCACATTTTCTGTTTCTTCTCTAGTGACTTCAAATGTGCTGTAAAATGCCGGGTTTGCCAGAATAACAACAAAATTTTTATCAAGAACCATCAGAGAGTGTTTAACCGTGTCAAAAATCTCTATCGCGTTAACTACTATATCTTCACGGGTATCAAGCGGGAAGCTGTTTAGTTGTTGTTTTACATTTGCCATTTCTTATTCCTACTACTTTATTAGTCGGCTTTTTTTCGTACGCCTTCCTTCAGGCGTTTACCTGCCCGAAAGCGCGGCATAGGCATTTGCGGAATACGAATATCCTTGCCGGTCTGGGGGTTGACCCCGCGCCGGGCGGCCCGCTTGCCCAGATCGAAGGTTCCGAAACCGGTAATAGATACCTTTTCGCCCTTCTTGATAGTACGGCTGACGATATCGGTGAAAATAGCGAGCACATTCTCCACTTCCCTCTTGCTAAGCTTGGTTTCGCGGGATAGGGTTTCCACGAGTTTTTGCTTTGTCATCGTGTTTTGTGCTCCTTACTAAGTAAAGTTTAATTCAAGCAGGTAGCCTAAACAAGCAAAACAGCTATGACTTCAGCTGGCCCGACAGCTTCCAGGCCTCAAAAGCGGCCAGAGCCGAAACTTGCGCGTCCCAGCGGGGGTTATGGTGTAGGGAGGGCGCGCCGCCCATTTTATCCTCCACCATCTTTTTGCGTACAGCCAGCGGCTTAATGCCCACCTGAAGCAGCATAGAGGCGAGATCTAGCAGCGGGAACGGGTGGCCCCAATAGCGATCCTCAATATCATCATCCTGGCACTGGATCAAAAAGCGCGCTTCTACCGGGTAGCCGTTATCGGCCAGCACGTAATCGGCCTGGTTTTTAGCGGGCAGGTACCAACTCCAGAAAGCGTCACGCATTTTTTTGGCATTCGGGTAATCTTCTGGCACGTCTTTCATCGGCTTAATGACGTTGTCTTTTACCCAAGGGTCAATCTTACCCACAACCGGACAGCGGCCAATAAACTCATCTAGCACTTCACCCTTGGCGTTCATTAAGACCGCCCCTACGGCAAATGCCTCACCATGCAGGCCGTTACTTTCGACATCAATCGAAAGCAGCTTGGTCTCTTTAGTTATTTCCGGCGCTGGCTGATCCATTACTTGGCGTACTCAATAGCGCGGGTTTCGCGAATTACATTCACTTTAATGACACCGGGATATTTAAGAGTGGCTTCTATCTTAGTAGCCAGGTCGCTAGCTAGCTTAATAGCCGAGAGGTCATCTATTTCTTCGGGCACTACTATTACCCGCAATTCACGGCCGGCCGAAACGGCAAAGCTTTTTTGAATTCCCGGGAAGGCGTTGGCTAGGTTCTCTAGCTCGGTCATACGCTTAATGTAGTTTTCGTAGGTGTCGCCCCTAGCTCCCGGCCGGCTACCAGAAAGGCCATCGGCTATACGTACGATTACCGCCTCTGGAGTGGTAGCTTCAATGTCATCGTGATGGGCCTCAATCGCGTGGCAGATAGCTTCCTCCAG
The sequence above is drawn from the Candidatus Dormiibacterota bacterium genome and encodes:
- a CDS encoding HU family DNA-binding protein, with translation MTKQKLVETLSRETKLSKREVENVLAIFTDIVSRTIKKGEKVSITGFGTFDLGKRAARRGVNPQTGKDIRIPQMPMPRFRAGKRLKEGVRKKAD
- a CDS encoding PAS domain S-box protein encodes the protein MANVKQQLNSFPLDTREDIVVNAIEIFDTVKHSLMVLDKNFVVILANPAFYSTFEVTREETENVRLYDIGNGQWNIDKLKILLEKIIPKNSAVDDYEVTHNFEHIGEKVMLLNAREIMRQDNRQKVILLAIEDITASKQLEKQAKEAESQVSTILEKLVGSAERHSGGTAPQTRPKEKQ